In Lacibacter sp. H375, one DNA window encodes the following:
- a CDS encoding cupin domain-containing protein, with amino-acid sequence MDKNEHNGQIDTGELEKSLAHIIVEIIEYIPNSVVIKTILRKSSGNISVMSFDSGEGLTEKTSPFDTFAQIIEGKADIVINGVSNLLQSGEGIIIPAHMSNFIRPNGRFKMILTIIKSGYE; translated from the coding sequence ATGGATAAGAATGAGCATAACGGACAGATAGATACGGGAGAACTTGAAAAATCGTTGGCGCATATTATTGTTGAGATCATTGAATACATTCCTAATTCAGTGGTGATTAAGACAATCCTAAGAAAATCGTCAGGTAACATCAGTGTAATGTCGTTCGATAGTGGGGAGGGGTTAACCGAAAAAACTTCACCTTTCGATACGTTTGCACAGATCATTGAAGGTAAAGCTGATATCGTAATCAATGGTGTTTCTAATTTGTTGCAATCAGGAGAAGGTATCATTATACCTGCACATATGTCAAATTTCATCAGGCCCAATGGAAGGTTTAAAATGATTCTCACGATCATTAAAAGCGGGTATGAGTAA
- a CDS encoding helix-turn-helix domain-containing protein, whose product MKIYVKNMVCIRCKMVVKDELAKLGIEHAIVELGEVDIISPFTTELHDQLKIELLKFGLELMDDKKSVLIQRIKNVIVEMVHYTDEPLSVNFSVHLSEKLNHDYTYMANLFSEVQGTTIEKFIISHKIERVKELLVYDELSLTEIAYLMHYSSVAHLSAQFKKVTGLTPSYFKQMKDKRRNMLEDV is encoded by the coding sequence ATGAAGATCTACGTTAAAAATATGGTTTGCATCCGTTGTAAAATGGTTGTAAAGGATGAATTAGCCAAACTTGGAATTGAGCATGCAATTGTTGAATTAGGGGAAGTTGATATCATCAGCCCGTTTACAACCGAGCTGCACGATCAATTGAAAATAGAGCTCCTGAAGTTTGGACTTGAGTTGATGGACGATAAAAAAAGTGTACTCATCCAGCGTATTAAAAACGTTATTGTGGAAATGGTTCACTACACCGATGAGCCTCTTTCGGTTAATTTTTCCGTTCATTTAAGTGAAAAACTAAATCATGATTACACTTACATGGCTAACCTTTTCTCTGAGGTGCAGGGAACAACAATCGAAAAATTCATCATCTCTCATAAGATAGAACGGGTAAAGGAACTGCTGGTATATGATGAACTAAGCCTCACGGAAATTGCTTACCTCATGCATTACAGCAGTGTAGCTCACCTATCGGCACAGTTTAAAAAAGTCACCGGACTTACCCCCTCTTACTTTAAACAAATGAAAGATAAGCGAAGAAATATGCTGGAAGACGTGTGA
- a CDS encoding Thivi_2564 family membrane protein, giving the protein MSLVTIVIVLIVVGVLLWLINAYIPMDRKIKNILNIVVVIGVVIWLLKAFGVLGSVGNVNV; this is encoded by the coding sequence ATGTCGTTGGTTACCATTGTTATTGTTCTGATCGTTGTGGGAGTTCTCTTGTGGCTGATAAACGCCTATATCCCTATGGATCGCAAGATTAAAAACATTCTGAATATTGTAGTAGTAATTGGCGTGGTCATCTGGTTGTTGAAAGCGTTTGGTGTGCTTGGATCTGTAGGCAACGTCAATGTTTAA
- a CDS encoding porin family protein — protein MKLQLKAVLVAIVFATTVQAQHVNIGIKAGLNLYNIKNSNDVKYDMKAGLHAGLLGHIHVTDNFAVQPELLFSSQGAKYETGGTETKLNLNYLNVPVLLQYMFDNGFRVEAGPQLGFLLTAKSDNGTTKTDIKPNLKPIDFALGLGLGYIHVPSGFGVDARYNLGLTNINDEDITAVKSNNRGFQIGVFYQFKHH, from the coding sequence ATGAAACTTCAGTTAAAGGCGGTATTAGTTGCAATTGTATTTGCTACAACAGTACAGGCGCAACATGTAAATATTGGTATTAAGGCAGGATTAAATCTCTACAACATTAAGAATAGTAATGATGTAAAATATGATATGAAAGCGGGATTGCATGCGGGCCTGCTTGGGCATATACATGTTACTGATAATTTTGCGGTGCAGCCTGAATTGCTTTTCTCGTCACAGGGAGCTAAATACGAGACAGGTGGTACAGAAACAAAGCTCAATCTCAATTACCTGAACGTTCCGGTTTTGTTGCAATATATGTTTGATAATGGCTTCAGGGTTGAAGCTGGCCCACAACTTGGATTTCTTTTAACGGCAAAGTCCGATAACGGGACTACCAAAACAGATATTAAACCTAATCTTAAACCCATTGATTTTGCTTTAGGTCTCGGGCTGGGTTACATTCATGTGCCTTCTGGTTTTGGAGTTGATGCCAGGTACAATTTGGGACTCACAAACATTAATGATGAAGATATTACTGCTGTAAAATCAAACAATAGAGGTTTCCAGATTGGTGTATTCTACCAGTTTAAACATCACTAA